AACCCTTCCCCGCGTTTCTCCAGGAAGCGGGCCACGGTCCCGGCAGGATCCACGGGCTCCACGAGTTCCACGTGGATGCCTCCCCCGTTCAGGAACGCCACGCGGACGCCGGCCGCCGGGACCGTCTCGATGGACTCGAGGGCGAGTCCCAGCAGCCCGTATCGCTCGACCGCGGCGTCCAAGCGACGCACGGCGACGCCCACGTGATCCACGGGGCCGATCATAGCTCCCCTCGGGCTCGGTACGTGCCGAAGACCTCCCGAAGACCGTCGCTGATCTCGCCGAGCGTTGCGCCGGACTTGACCGCCGCGAGGATGGACGGCACGAGATTGCCATCGCCTTCGGCCGCCTCCACGACGGCCTTCAACGCCGTGCGTGCCCGGGCCGTCTTCCGGGCCTTCCGGAACGAGACCACCTGGGCCATGCGCTCCTCCGCCATTCGCGGGTCCAAGCGGTAGGCGGGCACCCCGTTGGTCCCTTCCGCAAACGCATTGACGCCGACCACGATCCGAGTCCGTTCCTCGAGGGCCAGCTGCTGTCGGTACGCGGACTCCGCGACCTGCCGCTGGACCCACCCGTTCTCGATGGCACGGGGCATGCCCCCGCGGCGATTGATCTCCGTCAAGAGCTTGGTCGCGTCCGCCTCCAGACGATCCGTGAGGTCCTCCACGTAGTACGAGCCGCCCACGGGGTCCACGGTGTTCCCGACTCCCGTCTCCTGGGCCAGGATCTGTTGGGTCCGGATCGCCAGACGCACCGCCTTCTCGGAGGGGAGGGAAAGGGCCTCGTCCATGCTGTTCGTGTGGAGGGACTGCGCCCCGCCCAGGATCGCCGCCAAGGCCTGCAGAGTCACTCGGACCGCGTTGTTCTCCGGCTGCTGGGCCGTCAGAGAGACGCCTGCGGTCTGGGCGTGGAAGCGCAGCGCGAGGGATTCCGGACGTTCCGCATGGAAACGCTCCTTGACAAGACGCGACCACAGGCGTCGGGCCGCGCGGAACTTTGCAATCTCCTCGAAGAAGTCGATGTGGACGTCGAAGAAGAACGAAATCTGGGGTGCGATGTCGTCGACCCGGAGCCCCCGCCGCACGGCGGCTTGGAGGTAGGCCACCG
The nucleotide sequence above comes from Thermoplasmata archaeon. Encoded proteins:
- the mce gene encoding methylmalonyl-CoA epimerase, translated to MIGPVDHVGVAVRRLDAAVERYGLLGLALESIETVPAAGVRVAFLNGGGIHVELVEPVDPAGTVARFLEKRGEGLHHLAFATQDIAGELGRLAGEGFELIDPVPRPGARGRQVAFVHPRSAHGVLIELVQRPS
- a CDS encoding methylmalonyl-CoA mutase family protein gives rise to the protein MARAAPRRRSTDSPETAAEPRGPPRTLSGLPVDVVVGPDDASADRYLAQRGFPGEPPYTRGIRATMYRGRLWTMREYAGFGTAAQANRRFRYLLAQGNEGLSVAFDLPTQMGYDSDAPLARGEVGRVGVAISSLEDMRTLLAGLPLDRVSTSMTINATAPILLAMYVAVAESGGVPRRALRGTVQNDILKEYIARSTYIYPPGPSVRLAVDLIEFCSREVPKWNAISVSGYHIREAGATAVQEIAFTLADAVAYLQAAVRRGLRVDDIAPQISFFFDVHIDFFEEIAKFRAARRLWSRLVKERFHAERPESLALRFHAQTAGVSLTAQQPENNAVRVTLQALAAILGGAQSLHTNSMDEALSLPSEKAVRLAIRTQQILAQETGVGNTVDPVGGSYYVEDLTDRLEADATKLLTEINRRGGMPRAIENGWVQRQVAESAYRQQLALEERTRIVVGVNAFAEGTNGVPAYRLDPRMAEERMAQVVSFRKARKTARARTALKAVVEAAEGDGNLVPSILAAVKSGATLGEISDGLREVFGTYRARGEL